One segment of Paraburkholderia sp. PREW-6R DNA contains the following:
- a CDS encoding FAD-binding oxidoreductase translates to MNDTTDTQEADVLVIGGGLHGTSSAFHLARRGAKVIVLEADYVARHSSGVNAGGVRTLGRPLPEIPLALISREIWHRMRDLLGDDGGFVPSGQLKIAETDDELDACRQRVALLESHGFTHEKVIDREAVLELEPALAPHVTGGIWVESDGFALPYRTTTAFRLAAQRHGALFLEGTPVRHIEQRGTRWFAVTPRGTFSAEKLLVTAGAWSGELAQQVNETVPVHPEGLMLMVTHRVAPFCRATLGATGRPLSFKQFDNGTVVIGGKLIGMADLANRHGEVDFVRLVRSAQTVTDLFPHLKHLGVNRAWAGVEAFTEDELPVISASRKAANLYYSFGYCGSGFQLGPGCGKLVSELILDGAPSLSLDAFAIDRFVRHAPTPAVAASPLVAH, encoded by the coding sequence GTGAATGACACGACCGACACGCAGGAAGCCGACGTCCTCGTGATCGGCGGCGGCTTGCACGGCACGAGCAGCGCGTTTCATCTCGCGCGGCGCGGCGCGAAAGTCATCGTGCTCGAAGCGGACTACGTCGCGCGTCATTCGTCGGGCGTGAATGCGGGTGGCGTGCGCACGCTCGGCCGTCCGTTACCCGAGATTCCGCTCGCGCTGATATCGCGTGAAATATGGCATCGCATGCGCGATCTGCTCGGCGACGACGGCGGCTTCGTTCCTTCCGGCCAGTTGAAGATCGCCGAGACGGACGACGAACTCGACGCTTGCCGGCAACGCGTGGCGCTGCTCGAATCGCACGGCTTCACGCACGAAAAGGTGATCGACCGCGAAGCCGTACTCGAACTCGAACCGGCGCTTGCACCGCACGTGACGGGCGGCATCTGGGTCGAGAGCGACGGCTTCGCGTTGCCCTATCGCACGACCACCGCGTTCCGGCTCGCCGCGCAGCGGCACGGCGCGCTTTTTCTGGAGGGCACGCCCGTGCGCCACATCGAACAGCGCGGCACGCGCTGGTTCGCGGTGACGCCGCGCGGCACGTTCAGCGCGGAGAAGTTGCTCGTCACCGCGGGCGCATGGTCCGGTGAACTCGCGCAGCAAGTGAACGAAACGGTGCCGGTGCATCCCGAAGGACTCATGCTGATGGTCACGCACCGGGTCGCGCCTTTTTGCCGTGCGACGCTCGGCGCGACCGGCAGGCCGCTGTCGTTCAAACAGTTCGACAACGGCACGGTGGTGATTGGCGGCAAACTGATCGGCATGGCCGATCTCGCGAACCGCCACGGCGAAGTCGATTTCGTGCGCCTCGTGCGCAGCGCGCAGACCGTGACGGATCTGTTTCCTCACCTCAAGCATCTTGGCGTGAATCGCGCGTGGGCGGGTGTCGAAGCGTTCACCGAAGACGAACTCCCGGTGATTTCCGCGAGCCGCAAGGCGGCGAATCTGTACTACTCGTTTGGCTATTGCGGCAGCGGCTTTCAACTGGGGCCGGGCTGCGGCAAGCTCGTCTCTGAACTGATCCTCGACGGCGCGCCGTCCCTGTCGCTCGACGCGTTCGCCATCGACCGCTTCGTCCGCCACGCGCCGACACCGGCGGTCGCGGCTTCGCCACTCGTCGCGCATTAA
- a CDS encoding RidA family protein produces MTDIVRLETSQRMSRVVKAAGLVFIGGQTSADHTPDVRIQTAKVLEKIDGFLEKAGIDRTRLVSAQVWLADIGRDFAGMNEVWDAWVPDGCAPTRATVEAKLAAPALLVEIAVVALG; encoded by the coding sequence ATGACCGATATCGTTCGTCTCGAAACCAGCCAGCGTATGAGCCGCGTCGTCAAGGCCGCCGGACTCGTGTTCATCGGCGGCCAGACTTCCGCGGACCACACGCCCGACGTCAGGATTCAGACGGCGAAGGTACTGGAGAAAATCGACGGCTTCCTGGAGAAAGCCGGCATCGACAGAACGCGCCTCGTGTCGGCTCAGGTGTGGCTTGCCGACATTGGCCGCGACTTCGCCGGGATGAACGAGGTATGGGACGCCTGGGTTCCGGACGGCTGCGCACCGACGCGTGCGACCGTCGAGGCGAAACTGGCCGCGCCTGCACTGCTCGTCGAGATCGCCGTGGTAGCGCTTGGCTGA
- a CDS encoding xanthine dehydrogenase family protein molybdopterin-binding subunit, translating to MSIIKDAVQAVLNKAIALAPDSFIPGGKPDPLIRREHGLIGASVSRLDGPLKVSGRATFAAEFPLEGMTYAALKYSSIARGRIVEIDTAAAEAAPGVVLVMTYRNAPRLNPLPPFMSQPKAAGGDDVPIMQDDQIHWNGQPVALVLAHTQEQADHAQSLIHVTYEAASDGVTSLAAAKANGSETGVFQGEPLKLEIKDAEAMLARAPYKIDVRYTTPRHNHNPIELHAATLAWDGDHLRIHDTVQAVAHEAWTIAQVFGIDEKNVHVTSPYVGGGFGSKTVWQHQLLAAAAARLAQRPVRITLSREGVFRIVGGRTLTEQRVALGAQDDGTLDALIHTGTVAMTPHNNMPEPFILPAKSAYASRSFLLDVETVKMNMTANTFMRAPGEAVGTFGLESGLDELAHAMRMDPIELRIRNEPENDPTTGLPFSQRGIVDAWKAGRERFGWAARGEPGTKRDGDWLVGMGCATGTYPYYRMPGGAARITLTQEGRATVSIAAHEMGMGTSTAQTQVAAERLGLNMDDVEFRYGDSSLPGVVLAGGSQQTAAIGASVMAASYELVKELLRLAGSDSPLSGLSADEVGARDGGLCSLEDESRFERYASILERAGRNEVTVEAEAAKPVELQHWSMHSHSALFCEVRVNVVTGEIRVSRFLGSFDCGRIINAKTAASQFRGGIVMGLGLALMEETQFDERTGRVINPSLADYHVPVHLDVPEIDIIWNADADPHTPMGARGVGEIGITGVGAAVANAVFNATGKRIRDLPITLDKLMASPSEATQASM from the coding sequence ATGTCCATCATCAAAGACGCCGTGCAGGCGGTGCTCAATAAGGCGATTGCTCTCGCCCCTGACAGTTTTATCCCCGGCGGCAAACCGGACCCGCTGATTCGCCGTGAGCACGGCCTGATCGGCGCATCGGTGAGCCGGCTCGACGGGCCGCTGAAGGTATCCGGCCGCGCGACCTTCGCCGCGGAGTTTCCGCTCGAAGGCATGACTTACGCGGCGCTCAAATATTCGTCCATTGCGCGCGGGCGTATCGTCGAGATCGATACCGCCGCAGCCGAGGCCGCACCAGGCGTCGTGCTGGTGATGACGTACCGGAACGCGCCCCGGCTGAATCCGTTGCCGCCGTTCATGAGCCAGCCCAAGGCCGCCGGCGGCGACGACGTGCCCATCATGCAGGACGACCAGATTCACTGGAACGGCCAACCGGTCGCACTGGTGCTCGCGCACACGCAGGAGCAGGCCGATCATGCGCAGTCGCTGATTCACGTCACCTACGAAGCAGCGAGCGACGGCGTGACCTCGCTGGCCGCCGCAAAGGCGAACGGCTCGGAGACGGGTGTTTTCCAGGGCGAGCCGCTCAAGCTCGAAATCAAGGACGCCGAAGCGATGCTCGCTCGCGCGCCGTACAAGATCGACGTGCGCTACACGACGCCTCGCCACAATCACAATCCGATCGAACTGCATGCGGCAACGCTGGCGTGGGACGGAGATCATCTGCGCATTCATGACACCGTGCAGGCGGTGGCCCACGAGGCATGGACCATTGCGCAAGTGTTCGGCATCGACGAGAAAAATGTGCACGTCACGTCGCCGTATGTGGGAGGCGGTTTCGGTTCGAAGACGGTGTGGCAGCACCAGTTGCTGGCCGCGGCGGCCGCGAGGCTCGCGCAGCGTCCCGTGCGGATCACGCTGTCGCGGGAAGGCGTGTTCCGCATCGTCGGCGGACGCACGCTCACTGAACAGCGCGTGGCGCTCGGCGCGCAGGACGACGGAACGCTCGACGCGCTGATCCACACCGGCACGGTTGCCATGACGCCGCACAACAACATGCCGGAGCCGTTCATCCTGCCGGCGAAGAGCGCGTACGCTTCGCGAAGCTTCCTGCTCGACGTCGAGACCGTGAAAATGAACATGACGGCCAACACCTTCATGCGCGCGCCGGGCGAGGCCGTCGGCACCTTCGGGCTGGAGTCCGGTCTCGACGAACTGGCGCACGCGATGCGCATGGACCCGATTGAATTGCGCATCCGCAATGAGCCGGAAAACGATCCGACAACCGGCCTGCCGTTTTCGCAACGCGGTATCGTGGATGCGTGGAAAGCCGGTCGTGAACGATTCGGCTGGGCGGCGCGCGGCGAGCCCGGGACGAAGCGCGATGGCGACTGGCTCGTCGGCATGGGCTGTGCCACCGGCACCTATCCCTATTACCGGATGCCGGGCGGCGCCGCGCGCATCACGTTGACGCAGGAAGGGCGCGCAACGGTCTCGATCGCCGCGCACGAGATGGGCATGGGTACGTCGACCGCGCAGACCCAGGTGGCGGCCGAACGGCTCGGCCTGAACATGGACGATGTCGAGTTCCGATATGGCGATTCGTCATTGCCGGGCGTGGTGCTGGCGGGCGGCTCGCAACAGACTGCGGCAATCGGCGCTTCCGTGATGGCGGCCAGCTACGAACTCGTCAAGGAATTGCTCCGGCTCGCCGGCAGCGATTCGCCTCTGTCCGGCCTGTCGGCAGACGAAGTGGGTGCGCGCGACGGCGGCCTGTGCTCGCTCGAAGATGAGAGCCGCTTCGAGCGCTACGCGTCGATACTCGAGCGCGCCGGGCGCAACGAGGTCACGGTCGAGGCCGAAGCCGCGAAGCCCGTCGAGTTGCAACACTGGTCCATGCACAGCCACAGCGCGTTGTTCTGCGAGGTGCGGGTCAATGTCGTGACCGGCGAGATTCGCGTGAGCCGTTTTCTCGGCTCGTTCGATTGCGGGCGGATCATCAATGCCAAGACGGCGGCCAGCCAGTTTCGCGGCGGTATCGTGATGGGCCTCGGGCTGGCGTTGATGGAAGAAACCCAGTTCGACGAAAGAACGGGCCGCGTGATAAACCCGTCGCTCGCCGATTACCACGTGCCTGTTCACCTCGACGTGCCCGAGATCGACATCATCTGGAACGCGGATGCCGATCCTCACACGCCGATGGGCGCCCGCGGCGTCGGCGAGATCGGCATTACGGGCGTTGGGGCGGCGGTCGCGAACGCGGTGTTCAACGCGACGGGCAAGCGGATTCGCGATCTGCCCATTACGCTGGACAAGCTGATGGCTTCGCCGTCCGAGGCGACCCAGGCCTCCATGTAA
- a CDS encoding xanthine dehydrogenase family protein subunit M: MDAFTYERAPDAQAALTLGNRPGAKYLGGGTNLVDLMRETIEHPVMLVDVTGLARSIDETDDGGLRIGAGVKNTALASDRRIRERYPLLSEAILAGASAQIRNMATVGGNLLQRTRCGYFYDDTARCNKRTPGAGCDAIDGFNRMHAILGASTACVATHPSDMAVALAALDAVVTVEGRNGARDVPLVDFHVLPGETPQIETVLEPGELITAVSLPPAIPGRSVYRKVRDRASYAFALISVAATLEVQDGVVKQVRIALGGVAHKPWRASAAEAALAGAPATEAAFRAAASAELDSARGLHDNAFKIELGRRVITDTLVKLTALQEIR; this comes from the coding sequence ATGGACGCCTTCACCTACGAACGCGCGCCCGACGCGCAAGCGGCGCTCACGCTCGGCAATCGCCCTGGCGCGAAATATCTGGGCGGCGGCACCAACCTCGTCGATCTGATGCGCGAGACCATCGAGCATCCCGTGATGCTGGTCGATGTCACCGGCCTCGCGCGCTCGATCGACGAGACCGACGATGGCGGCCTGCGCATCGGCGCTGGCGTGAAGAACACCGCCCTCGCGTCAGACCGGCGCATTCGCGAACGCTACCCGCTGCTGTCCGAGGCCATTCTCGCGGGAGCGTCGGCGCAGATCCGCAACATGGCCACGGTCGGCGGCAATCTCCTGCAGCGCACCCGTTGCGGCTATTTCTACGATGACACGGCGCGCTGCAACAAGCGCACGCCGGGTGCCGGCTGCGACGCCATCGACGGCTTCAACCGCATGCACGCTATCCTCGGCGCTTCCACGGCCTGCGTCGCAACGCATCCGTCGGACATGGCCGTGGCGCTTGCCGCGCTGGACGCGGTGGTAACGGTCGAAGGCCGCAACGGCGCGCGCGACGTCCCGCTGGTCGATTTTCATGTGCTGCCCGGCGAGACGCCGCAGATCGAAACGGTGCTGGAACCCGGCGAGCTGATTACCGCCGTGAGCCTGCCGCCCGCCATTCCGGGACGTTCGGTCTATCGCAAGGTGCGCGACCGCGCTTCCTATGCCTTTGCGCTCATTTCTGTGGCCGCTACGCTGGAAGTGCAGGACGGCGTCGTGAAGCAGGTGCGGATCGCGTTAGGCGGTGTCGCGCACAAGCCGTGGCGCGCCAGCGCGGCCGAGGCGGCGCTGGCAGGCGCTCCGGCGACAGAGGCGGCTTTTCGTGCGGCGGCGTCGGCGGAGCTGGATTCGGCTCGTGGTTTGCACGACAACGCTTTCAAGATTGAACTGGGTCGGCGCGTGATAACCGACACGCTGGTCAAACTGACGGCTCTTCAGGAGATCCGCTGA
- a CDS encoding 2Fe-2S iron-sulfur cluster-binding protein, translating into MHFVINGSEVELDVDPRTSLLDLIRERLHLFGAKKGCNQGACGACTVLVDGTRINSCLALAVQYQGCEITTIEGLGEPDALHPLQAAFVEHDGFQCGYCTPGQICSAVGMVQELKCGVPSYVSEDVAAQEFVLTETELRERMSGNLCRCGAYNGIVDAIQDTFGKAGAEPAKREAA; encoded by the coding sequence ATGCATTTCGTCATTAATGGCAGCGAGGTCGAACTGGACGTCGACCCCAGGACCTCGCTTCTCGATCTGATTCGCGAACGGCTTCATCTTTTTGGCGCGAAGAAAGGCTGTAATCAGGGCGCGTGCGGCGCATGCACCGTATTGGTGGACGGCACACGAATCAATAGTTGTCTTGCGCTCGCTGTCCAGTATCAGGGCTGCGAGATTACGACCATCGAAGGGCTGGGCGAGCCGGACGCGCTGCATCCCTTGCAGGCGGCTTTCGTCGAGCACGACGGTTTCCAGTGCGGCTACTGTACGCCGGGGCAGATCTGCTCGGCGGTCGGCATGGTGCAGGAACTCAAGTGCGGTGTGCCCAGCTACGTTAGCGAAGACGTGGCCGCGCAGGAGTTCGTGCTGACAGAGACGGAATTGCGCGAACGCATGAGCGGCAACCTGTGCCGCTGCGGCGCATACAACGGCATCGTCGATGCCATCCAGGACACGTTCGGCAAAGCGGGCGCCGAGCCCGCCAAGCGCGAGGCCGCATAA